The DNA region GGCCGCCATCTTGCCGAGCAAGCGCTCGACCTGCATCTCGCCCTGACGGCGCGGCAGATCGAGCAGATGCGGCAGGCGCTTGTCGAGCGGGATGTCGGCGAAGAGATCCTCGATGGAGGCTGCGCCGATGCGGGCGAGCATGTCGCCGCGATCGGCCTCGGTCAACGGCAGATAGCGCATGGTCTCTCCTACTCGGCGCTCGCGACGTGCACCTCGGCACGGATGGAATTCGCGATGTAGCAATGCTCATGCGAACGGTGATGCAGATCGGCGAGCTCCTCGGCATTGGGCCGGCGCTCTCCCGCAAAGGCGATCTTCGGCCGCAGCGTGATGCTGGTGATCGAGATCTTGCCCCTGGCGTCCTCCTCCATGACGCCCGAGGCTTCGTCCTCATAAGTGTCGATGTCGAAGCCCGCCTTCTGGGCGAAGCTCAGGAAGAACAGCATGTGGCAGCTCGAGGTCGCGGCCACCAACGCCTCTTCCGGATCGACGGCATCGGCCGCCGAATAGGGCAGCCTGACCGAGGACGGCGAGGAGGAGGCGCGCACGCTCACGCCCTCGTCGAAGTCCCAGGCGTGCAGGCGCGAATATCGGCCTGAGCGGAAATCGCCATCACCGCGGGTCCAGCGGATACGCGCCTTATATTCGTGCTTCATCTTGGCTGTAGTCATCTTGTTGGCTGTAGCTATTTTGGCCGTACCGGAATTCAGAGGGTCTTCAAGTAATCCTGGTATTCGGCTTCGCTCATCAGCGCGTCGAATTCGGCTTTGTCCTTGATCTTGATCTTGAGGAACCAGCCCTTGCCGAGCGGATCCTCGTTCACGGTCGAGGGGGCGCCTTCGAGATCGGCGTTGATGGCGACCACCTCGCCCGAGACCGGCGCGAAGACGTCGGAGGCCGCCTTGACGCTTTCGACCACGGCCGCCTCGCCGCCTTGCGTCACGGCCTTGCCGATCTCGGGCAGGCCCACATAGACCACATCGCCGAGCTGGCTCTGGGCATGATCGGTGATGCCGACGGTGGCGGTATCGCCGTCCAGGCGGACATATTCGTGGTCCTTGGTGTATTTCGTATCGCTCATCGCCTAGTCCTCGCTTGACTTCGCTTTCCTGGGTTCCATCGTCTCAGGCAGAGAGCGCCTCCCCGCGGGCGCCATGACGCGTCTCAGGCCGCGGGCGCAGAAGGCGGCCGGTGATAGCGGTTGGGCACGAAGGGCATGGCGGCGACCTTGGCGGGCAGAGGCTTGCCGCGCACGATCAGGTCGAGCTCCGTTCCGAGGGTCGCGAACGCGCTCTCGACATAGCCCATGGCGAGCGGACCGCCGAGGGTCGGGCCGAAGCCGCCCGAGGTGACCGTGCCGATCTTGCGCCCGTCCTTGGTGTGGATCTCGGCGCCTTCGCGCGCCGGCGCCTTGCCCTCGGGCAGGAGGCCGACCCGCTTGCGCGCCGGGCCTTCGGCGAGCTCGCGCTGCAGGCGCGACGCGCCCGGGAAGCCGCCCTCCTCGCGCCGCCGCCTCTGGATCGACCAGGTCAGCGCCGCCTCGACCGGCGAGGTCGTGGTGTCGATGTCATGGCCGTAGAGGCAGAGCCCCGCCTCGAGCCTCAGCGAATCGCGGGCGCCGAGGCCGATCGGCTTCACGGCGGCGTCGCGCAACAGCGCCGACCAGATAGCCACGGCATGCGCCGCCTTGATCGAGATCTCGTAGCCGTCCTCGCCCGTATAGCCCGAGCGCGAGACGTGGCAGGCAAGGCCATCGAAGTTAGTCGAGCGCGCCGACATGAAGGGCATCTCGGCCGCGCCCTCGCAATGGCGCGCCAGGATCTCGGCGGCCTTCGGCCCCTGCAGGGCGACGAGGGCGCGATGCTCGGCGCGCATCAGCCGCACCCCTTGCGGCAAGTTCGCCGCGATATGGGCGAAATCCTGATCCTTGCAGGCCGCGTTGACGATCAGCATCAAGACGCCATCCTCGTGCTCGTCGGCCGAGCGCGTCACCATCAGGTCGTCGAGGATGCCGCCCTCCGGGTTGAGGAGCTGCGTGTAGCGCTGGCGTCCGGGAGCAAGGTTTTGGATATCGGCCGGCACGATGGCTTCGAGCGCCGCCGCCGCGGCGCCATGGTCAGCCGCCATCAGGAAGGCTTGGCCCATATGCGAGACGTCGA from Rhizobiales bacterium GAS188 includes:
- a CDS encoding Organic hydroperoxide reductase OsmC/OhrA produces the protein MTTAKMKHEYKARIRWTRGDGDFRSGRYSRLHAWDFDEGVSVRASSSPSSVRLPYSAADAVDPEEALVAATSSCHMLFFLSFAQKAGFDIDTYEDEASGVMEEDARGKISITSITLRPKIAFAGERRPNAEELADLHHRSHEHCYIANSIRAEVHVASAE
- a CDS encoding glycine cleavage system H protein — encoded protein: MSDTKYTKDHEYVRLDGDTATVGITDHAQSQLGDVVYVGLPEIGKAVTQGGEAAVVESVKAASDVFAPVSGEVVAINADLEGAPSTVNEDPLGKGWFLKIKIKDKAEFDALMSEAEYQDYLKTL
- a CDS encoding aminomethyltransferase; its protein translation is MTDTHSDQPAGDAGAQVPEPAVAPPPPLKTTPLHDAHVALGARMVPFAGYDMPVQYPTGVLTEHLQTRTSAGLFDVSHMGQAFLMAADHGAAAAALEAIVPADIQNLAPGRQRYTQLLNPEGGILDDLMVTRSADEHEDGVLMLIVNAACKDQDFAHIAANLPQGVRLMRAEHRALVALQGPKAAEILARHCEGAAEMPFMSARSTNFDGLACHVSRSGYTGEDGYEISIKAAHAVAIWSALLRDAAVKPIGLGARDSLRLEAGLCLYGHDIDTTTSPVEAALTWSIQRRRREEGGFPGASRLQRELAEGPARKRVGLLPEGKAPAREGAEIHTKDGRKIGTVTSGGFGPTLGGPLAMGYVESAFATLGTELDLIVRGKPLPAKVAAMPFVPNRYHRPPSAPAA